DNA from Zingiber officinale cultivar Zhangliang unplaced genomic scaffold, Zo_v1.1 ctg135, whole genome shotgun sequence:
TTGACGCGTGTTCCGTCCGAAATTGTAAGATGACGGAGACGTGTCGATGGCCTCACCCCATGGTTTCCTGTACCACTGCAGTGCGACTAGACTTTACCATCGCCCGTCGAAATCCACCGTTTTATGTACGACGAGGTGACTATTAATTCACCATTATTGCGCTTCCCTTCCCGGTCGCACTCAACGCCGTGTCGCAACGAGAGGAGAAGCTGCAGTAGAAGGGCATTGGGTTGGGGAAAGAGATAAAACAGAGCGCAGAGCAGTGATTGACTAGGAGGCATTTCGAGGCGgccgcagcagcagcagcagcagcagcacggCTGTCTGCTTGGCGGCGTCGCAGTGGTAGATCAGATGCGTTTCCTTGTTCCCTTCCCCTTCGTCTAAACTACACTACTACTCTTCACAATAAATTTCGGAATCGAAGCTCCAGAAGAGAGACAAGAAGCAGCAACAACAGCAGCCTCTGTTTCTTTCCGCTAGCTGACACCAAGAAAAAGCAGAcgcggagagagagagagagctgtcGCATTCTTCACTCCAAAGATGCTGCTGCTTTTTCCGATTTTTGGAAGAAAAGGCCGTGAATTGATGCGACGATCAAGAGCGGAGTAGAGGGGGAAGAAGATTGGGCGGTTCTACAGCAGCGAGAGCGACCATTCTCTCTTTCTCGCTTCCAAAGCTTGCTCCTTTACTCCGGCGAAAGTGGGGATCAGGAAGACAAGGCCGTGAATTGATGTGTTACCAAGCGGCTGCGGTGAGGGAGAAGAGGAATACATATGCAGCGAAGGGAGAGTGATCATCTCGCGTCTTCCCCCTTGAAGTTTGCTCCATTTTTTGCTCTTTTCTTCGGCGAAGGCAGGGGTCGGAGTAAGAAAAGCCGGCTAGTAATCGATGAGTTAGCACTTAGCTAGCGACGGATCGGAGTGGAGggagaaaaggaggagaagagcATGGCGGCCGGATTCCCTTTCGGAAGCGGCGTCGGTGGCGAAGGCCACCGAAAGATGCCGCTGACGGGGAATTTCTTCCTCTACGGCGGCGGTAGCCGGAACGATGACATAGAAGGTAGCGGCTACACTCGCAGCTTCGAGCTGACGTGGCAGCAGAGGCAGGAGCAGTCGCCGTATTTGGGCTTCCCCGACGAGGTACCGATTGTGCGTTCCACCGCCGTCGCCGCTGCTGGCACCGGAGGGAAGAGCTGCCAGGACTGCGGCAACCAGGCGAAGAAGGACTGCACCCACCTCCGTTGCCGTACCTGTTGCATGAGCCGCGGATTCCCCTGCTCCACCCACGTGAGGAGCACGTGGGTTCCTGCCGCCAAGCGCCGCGAGCGCCAGCAGCAACTCTCCGCCGCCGTCACCACCGCGTATGGTATTACAACTCCCACCCGATCACCAAAACTCAACTAGTTTTTCCCTTAATCTAATCAAAATCCAATCAAGATTTCATTTTTTGATTCACATCTCGAGTATCAATCGACTAACTTTATccaaaaattggaaaaaaaaaaatttcaacccGCAGGAGGAAATCTCGAGTCTGAGATCTTCCCGCCGGAAGTGAACGCAGAGGCAAAGTTCCGCTGCGTGCGCCTCAGCGCCGTCGACGACGCCGACGAAAAGTACGCCTACCAGACCACCATCCACATCGCGGGCCACCTCTTCAAAGGCATCCTCTACGATCACGGCGCCGCCACCGACCTCCCCCAACTCACCGGCGAAGCATCCACTTCCTCTGCCACCGCCCGCGACGCCGCGACGCCGGAGCTCCTCGATCAATGCCCAAGCACTCCCCTCGTCGCCTTCGTCTCCGGCAGTCCGCCGCCGTTTTCCCTCCACCGACAGAGACACAACTAATTAATCTGATTAATCAATCAAATAGTGTACGATCAAACATTACTCCTCGATCAATCACACTGAATTGGCATGGATGAATGCCGCCATGGTAGCTCCAAAACGGAGGAACGAGATTAAGGAAGAAGAATGATTCTTTAGTGATGATCCGATCGAGATAAAGGGAATGCTGGAAGGATCTCTCTGTTCCAGACAAAGGGAATCGTTGAAGGACGTCTCGAAGAATATTTTGAAAGTTTTGAGAATTTCTTGAGGTATTTTAAGAACACAAACATTCAATTTATTATCTATGAATGGATAGAGGCAATACGTAAAGATATTGTAGATCGATAAGATAATATAAATGAATTATaaaatgattaaaaaggaaattcAGAGGCAGCAGCGGTGCAGCATCATGAGCATCATCAGCAGTAGCGTGTACTTCTTctcggaagaagatgaagggttttAAAAGGGTATTTCAAGAGAGGGTTAGATTGGTCGACTAAAAGATCTCAGGATCATTTTGACGTTCAAATTAAAGTTTGCTTGAGGTGGTATTTTGAaataagaagatcaagaagaagggtACCTAGAATTTGAAGAACTTAAAGAGAAATTAGAATTCTTTTTCACATTTTGATATCCTAAGGTAGACATTAATCTCTTTAGTCGAGATGAGCATATATGCATTTCTTTAAGATCAGTTCTTTAAGAAAAACAAGATGACACGTGAAATGAAATGCATAAAGTGACCGGTTCGATTTCATGAGAGAGACTGTTGCACCATATTCATGGggcttctttattttttattccaCGGTGACAAAAAATTGAATATGTTGATCATCCCTAATATTTTTGTTAATCCATCTCAGAATTAATACGGAAAAAATAAATCACGAGtagttattaattttgaaaatagtgattagaacataaaaaatatatttatttcaaCTATGTCAAAAGTAGAACTTCATATCtcataataataatatttcatATGTTAATCACTAAATCATCCCgagtaaaaaaagaaagaaaaattaaactaaTTTCATTTTCTATCTCAGCTTAACacgaaggagataaatcatgggtgaccactagcctttgaaataatgactaacacataagggagatatttatttcgattttattaaaatttaaactccagACCTCATGATGATAACATCTTATACGTTAGCCATTAAATCCATCCAAGAACACTAACTTCATTTTCTATCCCAGCAAAGCTAGTTGGTGGTCACGCGCTTTAATGACAAGATTCAGGAATCGGGAATGAGGAGATAGATATTCGTAATGTTCTCACACGCGATC
Protein-coding regions in this window:
- the LOC122036275 gene encoding protein SHI RELATED SEQUENCE 4-like, whose translation is MAAGFPFGSGVGGEGHRKMPLTGNFFLYGGGSRNDDIEGSGYTRSFELTWQQRQEQSPYLGFPDEVPIVRSTAVAAAGTGGKSCQDCGNQAKKDCTHLRCRTCCMSRGFPCSTHVRSTWVPAAKRRERQQQLSAAVTTAYGGNLESEIFPPEVNAEAKFRCVRLSAVDDADEKYAYQTTIHIAGHLFKGILYDHGAATDLPQLTGEASTSSATARDAATPELLDQCPSTPLVAFVSGSPPPFSLHRQRHN